From one Anguilla rostrata isolate EN2019 chromosome 12, ASM1855537v3, whole genome shotgun sequence genomic stretch:
- the rxfp2b gene encoding relaxin receptor 2b isoform X3 has protein sequence MVALETDCPLGHFPCGNLSACVAQERHCDGQPNCPNGADEESCGDNSGWADLFDQTVKRLDPQYVPSHCFLQQFPDGCACAKTELQCVQMNLTAVPQVSRNVTSLSLKGNKIGKLPEDAFIKYTDLQRLFLQNNCIRTLSSRAFRGLYKLQKLVLSQNCITLLSSDVFRDLHRLDWLILDDNPLKSISKDTFTGLKSLFFLSMVSSSLQKLPQESLCYHMPSLSWVDFDRNQIRSLNFSTLTTCDNLTVLSLRANRITSLPENAFQSLRILQELDLSGNRIRALPYKIFKDLKSLKILNVSNNPLVHVHQGQFDHLVQLQSLGLEGIDIPDIQMQMFLPMRNLSFIYFKKFQYCSYAPHVRKCRPNSDGISSFEDLLANVVLRVSVWVMAFITCSGNLFVIGMRTVIRAENSLHALCIKVLCCADGLMGVYLLFVGVFDVKFRGEYNRNAQAWMESVECRTLGFLAMLSSEVSVLLLTYLTLEKFLVIVFPFSHLRPGRRQTVAVLAAVWLLGLSIAAAPLLSDDLFGNYYGRNGVCFPLHSELGEKPAARGYTTGIFLGESPPPPPLHPLHSKLGEKPAARGYTTGIFLGLNLAAFLVIVLAYSSMFYSVYKTGVNATDLRSRLRKDVAVANRFFFIVFSDALCWLPIFLVKTLSLLEVEIPGTITSWVVIFILPINSALNPILYTLTTSFFREQGEQLLCHWQRHTVLKKERKSLSSSVIYVEASRQNFYHRGYVPRVPIPEVDPKWT, from the exons GGGACAACAGCGGATGGGCGGACCTTTTTGACCAGACCGTCAAGAGGCTTGACCCGCAGTATGTCCCCAGCCACTGCT TTCTGCAGCAGTTCCCAGACGGCTGCGCGTGCGCCAAAACCGAGCTGCAGTGCGTCCAAATGAATCTGACCGCGGTGCCTCAGGTGTCGAGGAACGTGACTTCCCT CTCCCTCAAGGGCAATAAAATCGGAAAGCTCCCTGAAGACGCCTTCATCAAGTACACTGATCTTCAGAGACT GTTTCTCCAGAACAACTGCATTCGGACCCTGTCCAGTCGTGCCTTCAGGGGACTGTACAAGCTGCAGAAACT GGTACTCAGCCAGAACTGCATCACATTGTTAAGTTCCGATGTGTTCAGAGATCTCCACAGATTGGACTGGCT AATCCTGGATGATAACCCGCTGAAGAGCATCTCTAAGGACACATTCACCGGTCTCAAGAGTTTGTTCTTCCT gtccaTGGTCAGCAGCTCCCTACAGAAGCTTCCCCAGGAGAGCCTCTGCTACCACATGCCCTCGCTCAGCTGGGT GGACTTCGATCGAAACCAGATCCGGAGCCTGAACTTCTCCACGCTGACGACGTGCGACAACCTCACGGTGCT ATCACTGCGTGCCAATCGAATTACATCACTtccagaaaatgcatttcagtccCTAAGGATTCTGCAGGAACT agactTGTCAGGCAACAGGATCAGAGCACTGCCATACAAAATCTTCAAGGATTTGAAGTCTCTCAAAATACT AAATGTGTCCAACAATCCATTGGTCCATGTCCACCAAGGTCAGTTCGATCACCTCGTCCAGCTTCAGTCCtt aggcTTGGAGGGTATCGACATCCCGGACATTCAGATGCAAATGTTCCTGCCGATGAGGAACCTCTCCTTCAT atatttcaAGAAGTTCCAGTACTGCTCCTACGCCCCGCACGTCCGTAAGTGCAGGCCCAACTCGGACGGGATCTCGTCCTTCGAGGACCTGCTGGCCAACGTGGTCCTGCGGGTGTCGGTGTGGGTGATGGCCTTCATCACCTGCTCCGGGAACCTCTTCGTCATCGGCATGCGCACGGTCATACGGGCCGAGAACAGCCTCCACGCCCTCTGCATCAAGGTTCTGTGCT GTGCGGACGGCCTGATGGGGGTGTACCTGTTGTTCGTGGGCGTGTTCGACGTGAAGTTCCGCGGCGAGTACAACCGGAACGCGCAGGCGTGGATGGAGAGCGTGGAGTGCCGCACGCTGGGCTTCCTGGCCATGCTCTCCTCCGAGGTGTCGGTGCTGCTGCTCACCTACCTGACGCTGGAGAAGTTCCTGGTCATCGTCTTCCCCTTCAGCCACCTGCGGCCCGGCCGGCGGCAGACCGTGGCGGTGCTGGCGGCCGTCTGGCTGCTGGGCCTCTCCATCGCCGCCGCGCCGCTGCTCAGCGACGACCTCTTCGGCAACTACTACGGCCGCAACGGCGTCTGCTTCCCGCTGCACTCCGAGCTGGGCGAGAAGCCCGCTGCCAGAGGCTACACTACGGGCATATTCCTgggtgagtcccccccccctcctcccctccaccccctgcaCTCCAAGCTGGGCGAGAAGCCCGCTGCTAGGGGCTACACCACGGGCATATTCCTGG GTCTGAACCTGGCGGCCTTCCTGGTCATCGTGCTGGCCTACTCCAGCATGTTCTACTCCGTCTACAAGACGGGCGTGAACGCCACCGACCTGCGCAGCCGGCTGCGCAAGGACGTGGCCGTGGCCAACCGCTTCTTCTTCATCGTGTTCTCCgacgccctctgctggctgccCATCTTCCTGGTGAAGACGCTGTCCCTGCTGGAGGTGGAGATCCCAG GGACCATAACCTCCTGGGTGGTGATCTTCATCCTGCCCATTAACAGTGCCTTGAACCCCATCCTCTACACCCTGACCACCAGCTTCTTCCGCGAGCAGGGGGAGCAGCTGCTCTGCCACTGGCAGAGGCACACGGTCCTGAAGAAGGAGCGCAAGAGCCTGAGCAGCTCGGTCATCTACGTGGAGGCCTCCCGCCAAAACTTCTACCACCGGGGCTACGTGCCCAGAGTACCCATCCCGGAAGTGGACCCCAAGTGGACATGA
- the rxfp2b gene encoding relaxin receptor 2b isoform X4: MPIALKFSAGDNSGWADLFDQTVKRLDPQYVPSHCFLQQFPDGCACAKTELQCVQMNLTAVPQVSRNVTSLSLKGNKIGKLPEDAFIKYTDLQRLFLQNNCIRTLSSRAFRGLYKLQKLVLSQNCITLLSSDVFRDLHRLDWLILDDNPLKSISKDTFTGLKSLFFLSMVSSSLQKLPQESLCYHMPSLSWVDFDRNQIRSLNFSTLTTCDNLTVLSLRANRITSLPENAFQSLRILQELDLSGNRIRALPYKIFKDLKSLKILNVSNNPLVHVHQGQFDHLVQLQSLGLEGIDIPDIQMQMFLPMRNLSFIYFKKFQYCSYAPHVRKCRPNSDGISSFEDLLANVVLRVSVWVMAFITCSGNLFVIGMRTVIRAENSLHALCIKVLCCADGLMGVYLLFVGVFDVKFRGEYNRNAQAWMESVECRTLGFLAMLSSEVSVLLLTYLTLEKFLVIVFPFSHLRPGRRQTVAVLAAVWLLGLSIAAAPLLSDDLFGNYYGRNGVCFPLHSELGEKPAARGYTTGIFLGESPPPPPLHPLHSKLGEKPAARGYTTGIFLGLNLAAFLVIVLAYSSMFYSVYKTGVNATDLRSRLRKDVAVANRFFFIVFSDALCWLPIFLVKTLSLLEVEIPGTITSWVVIFILPINSALNPILYTLTTSFFREQGEQLLCHWQRHTVLKKERKSLSSSVIYVEASRQNFYHRGYVPRVPIPEVDPKWT; encoded by the exons ATGCCAATTGCCCTGAAATTCTCTGCAGGGGACAACAGCGGATGGGCGGACCTTTTTGACCAGACCGTCAAGAGGCTTGACCCGCAGTATGTCCCCAGCCACTGCT TTCTGCAGCAGTTCCCAGACGGCTGCGCGTGCGCCAAAACCGAGCTGCAGTGCGTCCAAATGAATCTGACCGCGGTGCCTCAGGTGTCGAGGAACGTGACTTCCCT CTCCCTCAAGGGCAATAAAATCGGAAAGCTCCCTGAAGACGCCTTCATCAAGTACACTGATCTTCAGAGACT GTTTCTCCAGAACAACTGCATTCGGACCCTGTCCAGTCGTGCCTTCAGGGGACTGTACAAGCTGCAGAAACT GGTACTCAGCCAGAACTGCATCACATTGTTAAGTTCCGATGTGTTCAGAGATCTCCACAGATTGGACTGGCT AATCCTGGATGATAACCCGCTGAAGAGCATCTCTAAGGACACATTCACCGGTCTCAAGAGTTTGTTCTTCCT gtccaTGGTCAGCAGCTCCCTACAGAAGCTTCCCCAGGAGAGCCTCTGCTACCACATGCCCTCGCTCAGCTGGGT GGACTTCGATCGAAACCAGATCCGGAGCCTGAACTTCTCCACGCTGACGACGTGCGACAACCTCACGGTGCT ATCACTGCGTGCCAATCGAATTACATCACTtccagaaaatgcatttcagtccCTAAGGATTCTGCAGGAACT agactTGTCAGGCAACAGGATCAGAGCACTGCCATACAAAATCTTCAAGGATTTGAAGTCTCTCAAAATACT AAATGTGTCCAACAATCCATTGGTCCATGTCCACCAAGGTCAGTTCGATCACCTCGTCCAGCTTCAGTCCtt aggcTTGGAGGGTATCGACATCCCGGACATTCAGATGCAAATGTTCCTGCCGATGAGGAACCTCTCCTTCAT atatttcaAGAAGTTCCAGTACTGCTCCTACGCCCCGCACGTCCGTAAGTGCAGGCCCAACTCGGACGGGATCTCGTCCTTCGAGGACCTGCTGGCCAACGTGGTCCTGCGGGTGTCGGTGTGGGTGATGGCCTTCATCACCTGCTCCGGGAACCTCTTCGTCATCGGCATGCGCACGGTCATACGGGCCGAGAACAGCCTCCACGCCCTCTGCATCAAGGTTCTGTGCT GTGCGGACGGCCTGATGGGGGTGTACCTGTTGTTCGTGGGCGTGTTCGACGTGAAGTTCCGCGGCGAGTACAACCGGAACGCGCAGGCGTGGATGGAGAGCGTGGAGTGCCGCACGCTGGGCTTCCTGGCCATGCTCTCCTCCGAGGTGTCGGTGCTGCTGCTCACCTACCTGACGCTGGAGAAGTTCCTGGTCATCGTCTTCCCCTTCAGCCACCTGCGGCCCGGCCGGCGGCAGACCGTGGCGGTGCTGGCGGCCGTCTGGCTGCTGGGCCTCTCCATCGCCGCCGCGCCGCTGCTCAGCGACGACCTCTTCGGCAACTACTACGGCCGCAACGGCGTCTGCTTCCCGCTGCACTCCGAGCTGGGCGAGAAGCCCGCTGCCAGAGGCTACACTACGGGCATATTCCTgggtgagtcccccccccctcctcccctccaccccctgcaCTCCAAGCTGGGCGAGAAGCCCGCTGCTAGGGGCTACACCACGGGCATATTCCTGG GTCTGAACCTGGCGGCCTTCCTGGTCATCGTGCTGGCCTACTCCAGCATGTTCTACTCCGTCTACAAGACGGGCGTGAACGCCACCGACCTGCGCAGCCGGCTGCGCAAGGACGTGGCCGTGGCCAACCGCTTCTTCTTCATCGTGTTCTCCgacgccctctgctggctgccCATCTTCCTGGTGAAGACGCTGTCCCTGCTGGAGGTGGAGATCCCAG GGACCATAACCTCCTGGGTGGTGATCTTCATCCTGCCCATTAACAGTGCCTTGAACCCCATCCTCTACACCCTGACCACCAGCTTCTTCCGCGAGCAGGGGGAGCAGCTGCTCTGCCACTGGCAGAGGCACACGGTCCTGAAGAAGGAGCGCAAGAGCCTGAGCAGCTCGGTCATCTACGTGGAGGCCTCCCGCCAAAACTTCTACCACCGGGGCTACGTGCCCAGAGTACCCATCCCGGAAGTGGACCCCAAGTGGACATGA
- the rxfp2b gene encoding relaxin receptor 2b isoform X1, whose product MESVKFGLSFRCSLDTPLTILPIYLALSTVKAAAMVALETDCPLGHFPCGNLSACVAQERHCDGQPNCPNGADEESCGDNSGWADLFDQTVKRLDPQYVPSHCFLQQFPDGCACAKTELQCVQMNLTAVPQVSRNVTSLSLKGNKIGKLPEDAFIKYTDLQRLFLQNNCIRTLSSRAFRGLYKLQKLVLSQNCITLLSSDVFRDLHRLDWLILDDNPLKSISKDTFTGLKSLFFLSMVSSSLQKLPQESLCYHMPSLSWVDFDRNQIRSLNFSTLTTCDNLTVLSLRANRITSLPENAFQSLRILQELDLSGNRIRALPYKIFKDLKSLKILNVSNNPLVHVHQGQFDHLVQLQSLGLEGIDIPDIQMQMFLPMRNLSFIYFKKFQYCSYAPHVRKCRPNSDGISSFEDLLANVVLRVSVWVMAFITCSGNLFVIGMRTVIRAENSLHALCIKVLCCADGLMGVYLLFVGVFDVKFRGEYNRNAQAWMESVECRTLGFLAMLSSEVSVLLLTYLTLEKFLVIVFPFSHLRPGRRQTVAVLAAVWLLGLSIAAAPLLSDDLFGNYYGRNGVCFPLHSELGEKPAARGYTTGIFLGESPPPPPLHPLHSKLGEKPAARGYTTGIFLGLNLAAFLVIVLAYSSMFYSVYKTGVNATDLRSRLRKDVAVANRFFFIVFSDALCWLPIFLVKTLSLLEVEIPGTITSWVVIFILPINSALNPILYTLTTSFFREQGEQLLCHWQRHTVLKKERKSLSSSVIYVEASRQNFYHRGYVPRVPIPEVDPKWT is encoded by the exons GGGACAACAGCGGATGGGCGGACCTTTTTGACCAGACCGTCAAGAGGCTTGACCCGCAGTATGTCCCCAGCCACTGCT TTCTGCAGCAGTTCCCAGACGGCTGCGCGTGCGCCAAAACCGAGCTGCAGTGCGTCCAAATGAATCTGACCGCGGTGCCTCAGGTGTCGAGGAACGTGACTTCCCT CTCCCTCAAGGGCAATAAAATCGGAAAGCTCCCTGAAGACGCCTTCATCAAGTACACTGATCTTCAGAGACT GTTTCTCCAGAACAACTGCATTCGGACCCTGTCCAGTCGTGCCTTCAGGGGACTGTACAAGCTGCAGAAACT GGTACTCAGCCAGAACTGCATCACATTGTTAAGTTCCGATGTGTTCAGAGATCTCCACAGATTGGACTGGCT AATCCTGGATGATAACCCGCTGAAGAGCATCTCTAAGGACACATTCACCGGTCTCAAGAGTTTGTTCTTCCT gtccaTGGTCAGCAGCTCCCTACAGAAGCTTCCCCAGGAGAGCCTCTGCTACCACATGCCCTCGCTCAGCTGGGT GGACTTCGATCGAAACCAGATCCGGAGCCTGAACTTCTCCACGCTGACGACGTGCGACAACCTCACGGTGCT ATCACTGCGTGCCAATCGAATTACATCACTtccagaaaatgcatttcagtccCTAAGGATTCTGCAGGAACT agactTGTCAGGCAACAGGATCAGAGCACTGCCATACAAAATCTTCAAGGATTTGAAGTCTCTCAAAATACT AAATGTGTCCAACAATCCATTGGTCCATGTCCACCAAGGTCAGTTCGATCACCTCGTCCAGCTTCAGTCCtt aggcTTGGAGGGTATCGACATCCCGGACATTCAGATGCAAATGTTCCTGCCGATGAGGAACCTCTCCTTCAT atatttcaAGAAGTTCCAGTACTGCTCCTACGCCCCGCACGTCCGTAAGTGCAGGCCCAACTCGGACGGGATCTCGTCCTTCGAGGACCTGCTGGCCAACGTGGTCCTGCGGGTGTCGGTGTGGGTGATGGCCTTCATCACCTGCTCCGGGAACCTCTTCGTCATCGGCATGCGCACGGTCATACGGGCCGAGAACAGCCTCCACGCCCTCTGCATCAAGGTTCTGTGCT GTGCGGACGGCCTGATGGGGGTGTACCTGTTGTTCGTGGGCGTGTTCGACGTGAAGTTCCGCGGCGAGTACAACCGGAACGCGCAGGCGTGGATGGAGAGCGTGGAGTGCCGCACGCTGGGCTTCCTGGCCATGCTCTCCTCCGAGGTGTCGGTGCTGCTGCTCACCTACCTGACGCTGGAGAAGTTCCTGGTCATCGTCTTCCCCTTCAGCCACCTGCGGCCCGGCCGGCGGCAGACCGTGGCGGTGCTGGCGGCCGTCTGGCTGCTGGGCCTCTCCATCGCCGCCGCGCCGCTGCTCAGCGACGACCTCTTCGGCAACTACTACGGCCGCAACGGCGTCTGCTTCCCGCTGCACTCCGAGCTGGGCGAGAAGCCCGCTGCCAGAGGCTACACTACGGGCATATTCCTgggtgagtcccccccccctcctcccctccaccccctgcaCTCCAAGCTGGGCGAGAAGCCCGCTGCTAGGGGCTACACCACGGGCATATTCCTGG GTCTGAACCTGGCGGCCTTCCTGGTCATCGTGCTGGCCTACTCCAGCATGTTCTACTCCGTCTACAAGACGGGCGTGAACGCCACCGACCTGCGCAGCCGGCTGCGCAAGGACGTGGCCGTGGCCAACCGCTTCTTCTTCATCGTGTTCTCCgacgccctctgctggctgccCATCTTCCTGGTGAAGACGCTGTCCCTGCTGGAGGTGGAGATCCCAG GGACCATAACCTCCTGGGTGGTGATCTTCATCCTGCCCATTAACAGTGCCTTGAACCCCATCCTCTACACCCTGACCACCAGCTTCTTCCGCGAGCAGGGGGAGCAGCTGCTCTGCCACTGGCAGAGGCACACGGTCCTGAAGAAGGAGCGCAAGAGCCTGAGCAGCTCGGTCATCTACGTGGAGGCCTCCCGCCAAAACTTCTACCACCGGGGCTACGTGCCCAGAGTACCCATCCCGGAAGTGGACCCCAAGTGGACATGA